One region of Zingiber officinale cultivar Zhangliang chromosome 7B, Zo_v1.1, whole genome shotgun sequence genomic DNA includes:
- the LOC122006351 gene encoding L-type lectin-domain containing receptor kinase IX.1-like: MAQMDIGAFCVLLCLSISLPLLANSLFFNFTDFSRAASNSQLLLQYEARKNGASINLTRDPMQYATGRVEYAEELLLWDAGTGELTDFITSFSFVIDSFNKSEFGDGLAFFLSSGETELNYARGGFLGIFSNSSFSDSPAGTVAVEFDTFSNDWDPKGVHLGIDVDNITSAVTTPWNVDIRGGKPATAWVSYDSKARNLSVLVNYEPDPESGLRSATSAALSFVVDLRKVLPEKVTMGFSATTGNLTEAHTLLSWSFNSTLEERGARKTPAVAVAFGVASGMIAFVAVAAGFIWCLILKGKPPVSDVAEDDDDDAIDDQFERERGPKRFPYQELASATRDFAVEGKLGEGGFGSVYKGRLNGVDVAIKRVSKDGKQGKKEYISEVTIISRLRHRNLVQLLGWCHDRGEFLLVYEFMPNGSLDSHLYCSTKCLRWPTRHKAAIGLASALFYLHHECDPGVVHRDVKPSNVMLDSAFNAKLGDFGLARLVADDGRGPQTTMPAGTLPYMAPEYYHYGKASKETDVYSFGIVALEIACGRRPVMDDTLLVEWVWDLYGKGAILEAADERLAGDFDRKEMECLMVVGLWCAYPDCKLRPTIQQAINVLSMEKEIPRLPPARPHPIYYQPSFDTLAAMSGTFLSSTTGTRSSTASASLACSMINIPAIDNTTS, from the coding sequence ATGGCGCAGATGGACAtcggagctttctgtgttctccTTTGCTTGTCGATCTCACTGCCCCTTCTGGCGAACTCCCTCTTCTTCAACTTCACCGATTTCAGTCGAGCAGCTTCCAATTCACAGCTCTTACTGCAGTACGAAGCAAGAAAGAACGGCGCCAGCATCAACCTCACTAGGGATCCCATGCAATACGCCACCGGAAGAGTGGAGTACGCAGAGGAACTGCTTCTGTGGGACGCCGGCACCGGCGAGCTCACCGACTTCATCACCAGCTTCTCCTTCGTCATCGACTCGTTCAACAAGTCGGAGTTCGGCGACGGCCTCGCCTTCTTCCTGTCGTCGGGGGAGACCGAGCTCAACTACGCCCGGGGCGGCTTCCTCGGCATCTTCAGCAACAGCTCCTTCTCCGACTCCCCCGCCGGCACGGTGGCGGTGGAGTTCGACACCTTCAGCAACGACTGGGACCCGAAGGGCGTCCATCTCGGGATCGACGTCGACAACATCACCTCCGCGGTGACCACGCCGTGGAACGTCGACATCAGGGGCGGCAAGCCGGCGACGGCGTGGGTGAGTTATGATTCGAAAGCACGCAACTTGAGCGTCCTGGTGAACTACGAACCGGATCCGGAGTCCGGCCTCCGGTCCGCCACCTCTGCCGCCCTATCCTTCGTCGTGGACCTGCGAAAGGTCCTTCCGGAGAAGGTGACGATGGGGTTCTCCGCGACCACCGGTAACTTGACCGAGGCGCACACCCTCCTTTCTTGGTCATTCAACTCGACCTTGGAAGAAAGAGGGGCTAGAAAGACACCGGCGGTTGCAGTCGCCTTCGGTGTGGCCTCCGGAATGATTGCGTTCGTGGCGGTTGCTGCGGGGTTCATTTGGTGCCTGATTCTGAAGGGGAAGCCCCCTGTTAGCGATGTGGCGGAGGATGACGACGACGACGCCATAGACGACCAATTTGAGAGAGAAAGGGGGCCGAAGAGATTCCCTTACCAAGAACTCGCCTCGGCGACTAGGGATTTCGCAGTAGAGGGCAAACTCGGGGAAGGTGGATTCGGATCGGTGTACAAAGGCAGATTAAACGGGGTGGATGTGGCAATCAAGAGGGTGTCCAAAGATGGCAAACAGGGGAAGAAGGAGTACATCTCCGAGGTCACCATCATCAGCCGCCTCCGCCACCGCAACCTGGTGCAGCTCCTCGGCTGGTGCCACGACCGCGGCGAGTTCCTCCTCGTCTACGAGTTCATGCCCAACGGCAGCCTCGACTCGCACCTCTACTGTTCGACGAAATGCCTGCGGTGGCCGACGCGGCACAAGGCGGCGATAGGGCTGGCGTCGGCGCTCTTCTACCTCCACCATGAATGCGATCCGGGGGTAGTGCACCGCGACGTGAAGCCCAGCAACGTCATGCTCGACTCCGCCTTCAACGCCAAGCTCGGCGACTTCGGGCTCGCCAGGCTGGTCGCCGACGACGGCCGAGGTCCGCAGACGACGATGCCGGCGGGGACGTTGCCCTACATGGCCCCCGAGTACTACCACTACGGCAAGGCCAGTAAAGAAACCGATGTGTACAGCTTCGGGATCGTGGCGCTGGAGATCGCCTGCGGGCGGCGGCCGGTGATGGATGACACGCTGCTGGTGGAGTGGGTGTGGGATCTGTACGGAAAAGGAGCGATCTTGGAGGCGGCGGACGAGAGGCTCGCTGGCGACTTCGATCGGAAGGAAATGGAGTGCTTGATGGTGGTGGGATTGTGGTGCGCGTATCCCGATTGCAAGCTCCGCCCGACGATCCAGCAGGCGATCAACGTGCTGTCGATGGAGAAGGAAATTCCAAGACTGCCGCCGGCGAGGCCGCATCCGATCTATTACCAGCCGTCGTTCGATACGCTGGCCGCCATGTCCGGGACCTTTTTGAGCTCGACGACTGGAACTCGAAGCAGTACGGCTTCTGCTTCTTTGGCATGCTCTATGATCAATATCCCTGCCATTGACAACACCACAAGCTGA